The Vicia villosa cultivar HV-30 ecotype Madison, WI linkage group LG1, Vvil1.0, whole genome shotgun sequence genome includes a region encoding these proteins:
- the LOC131643654 gene encoding type IV inositol polyphosphate 5-phosphatase 3-like, giving the protein MKQQQQHQHSANKQKQNLWATMVLRKWLNIRSKKPDYVADSDDTEDDPETDSDNEEWRTGSRYRDSKEDETPSESCEFLPGLRRQKSLTVRSQYINKKELRVCVGTWNVGGKLPPNDLDIDDWLDINHPADIYVLGLQEIVPLNTSNIFGAVDTRNVPKWENIIKETLNRVQPKPSKIKSFSDPPSPSKFKPSDDAPDIEEEEMLLESDGDIGEEIHPLDEGYEVFDGVTDKPITHESLNTSLKDSNAADIANSGVKVDNDIENQLSYQRRLDRLNCLRDEDLSAKFETPSSPQISKLSRMVSGTERIGLSWPEPPLHLLSHTVLERATSLKPVKSFNATKSFRATDSFKSKTHAMDILAEIDLEALMKRKTRSSYVKIVSKQMVGIYITIWVRRSVRKHIQNLKVSTVGVGVMGYIGNKGSVSVSMSIYQTLFCFVCTHLTSGQKEADEIKRNADVREIHQRTHFYSLSDIGLPKSIFDHERIIWFGDLNYRINLSYEKTRDLISKKQWSKLVESDQLAKELEKGVFNGWSEGMLNFPPTYKYEVNSDKYIGEEPKVGRRTPAWCDRILSYGNGMRLLSYKRNELKLSDHRPVTATYIAEVEVFNPRKLQRALTFTDAEIGNDEIITSFGTWNL; this is encoded by the exons ATGAAGCAGCAGCAGCAGCATCAACACTCAGCCAACAAGCAAAAACAG AATTTATGGGCGACTATGGTGTTGCGCAAATGGCTTAACATTAGAAGCAAGAAGCCTGATTATGTTGCTGACTCTGATGATACTGAGGATGACCCTGAAACTGACTCTGACAATGAAG AGTGGAGAACCGGTTCGCGGTATAGGGACAGCAAAGAGGATGAAACTCCATCTGAATCATGtg AATTTCTCCCTGGCTTAAGGAGGCAAAAGTCATTGACAGTAAGGTCTCAGTATATAAACAAGAAGGAACTAAG AGTATGTGTTGGGACATGGAATGTTGGAGGGAAACTTCCACCTAATGACCTTGATATTGATGATTGGCTAGACATTAACCATCCAGCTGATATATATGTCCTTGG TCTTCAAGAGATTGTACCTTTAAACACAAGCAACATTTTCGGTGCTGTAGATACTCGTAATGTGCCGAAATGGGAAAACATTATTAAAGAAACATTGAATAGAGTTCAACCAAAACCATCAAAGATAAAATCCTTCAGTGATCCTCCATCGCCATCAAAGTTTAAACCATCTGACGATGCTCCagatattgaagaagaagaaatgctACTAGAAAGTGATGGTGATATCGGCGAGGAAATCCATCCTTTGGATGAAGGATATGAAGTATTTGATGGAGTCACCGATAAACCAATCACACATGAGTCATTGAATACTAGTTTGAAGGATTCAAATGCTGCTGATATTGCCAACTCAGGAGTGAAGGTTGATAATGATATAGAGAATCAGTTATCTTATCAGAGGAGGTTGGATAGGCTAAACTGTTTACGTGACGAAGATTTATCGGCAAAATTTGAAACACCATCTTCTCCACAGATTAGTAAACTATCTAGAATGGTTAGTGGGACTGAAAGGATTGGTTTGAGTTGGCCAGAGCCACCATTACATTTGTTATCTCATACCGTATTGGAGAGAGCAACTTCTCTTAAACCAGTTAAATCATTTAACGCGACAAAGTCATTTAGAGCCACAGATTCTtttaaatcaaaaacacatgcaaTGGATATATTGGCTGAAATTGACCTTGAAGCCTTGATGAAGAGGAAAACAAGATCTTCTTATGTCAAGATAGTGAGCAAGCAGATGGTTGGGATTTACATCACCATTTGGGTTCGAAGAAGCGTGCGGAAACATATTCAGAATTTGAAGGTTTCCACTGTTGGTGTTGGTGTTATGGGCTATATTGGCAACAAG GGATCAGTATCAGTGAGCATGTCTATATATCAGACACTTTTCTGCTTTGTATGCACCCATCTTACATCAGGTCAAAAGGAAGCAGATGAAATCAAAAGAAATGCCGATGTTCGTGAAATCCATCAAAGGACTCATTTTTATTCACTTTCTGATATCGGACTTCCCAAAAGTATATTCGATCATGA AAGAATAATCTGGTTCGGTGATCTGAATTACCGTATCAATTTGTCATATGAAAAAACAAGAGATCTTATCTCGAAAAAGCAGTGGTCGAAATTGGTTGAGAGCGACCAG CTTGCGAAAGAACTAGAAAAAGGTGTATTTAATGGATGGTCAGAAGGAATGTTAAATTTCCCTCCAACCTATAAGTACGAGGTTAATTCAGACAAGTACATCGGGGAGGAGCCGAAAGTTGGGAGGCGTACACCAGCATG GTGTGATCGCATTCTTTCATATGGAAATGGAATGAGATTACTGAGCTACAAAAGGAATGAACTTAAACTTTCAGACCATAGACCCGTGACTGCGACATATATTGCTGAGGTTGAGGTTTTCAATCCAAGGAAGCTACAGAGAGCACTTACATTCACGGATGCGGAGATCGGAAACGATGAAATCATCACAAGTTTTGGCACTTGGAATTTATAG